From a single Mycolicibacterium mengxianglii genomic region:
- a CDS encoding NADPH-dependent FMN reductase — protein sequence MTSNTGPLVVGLGGTLRAGSSTEKALRYCLSAVEAQGGRTKLYAGPDLELPMYAPHELERTPGAVELVESLRAADAVVVASPGYHGAISGLVKNALDYIEDLREDPRVYLDNTPWGCITCAYGWQAAVGTLGQLRGIGHALRAWPTPLGVAINSADPVWDERGELVDGSVRNQLELLANQLLTFTIERRTLSP from the coding sequence ATGACGTCAAACACAGGCCCCTTGGTCGTGGGGCTCGGCGGCACGCTACGGGCCGGCTCCTCGACGGAAAAGGCGCTGCGCTACTGCCTTTCCGCCGTCGAGGCACAAGGTGGGCGGACCAAGTTGTATGCGGGCCCCGACCTCGAACTGCCGATGTATGCACCCCATGAACTGGAGCGGACACCGGGTGCCGTGGAACTCGTGGAGTCGCTGCGCGCGGCCGACGCGGTGGTGGTGGCGTCACCGGGTTATCACGGCGCGATCTCCGGCCTGGTCAAGAACGCCCTGGACTACATCGAGGACCTGCGCGAGGACCCGCGGGTGTATCTGGACAACACCCCGTGGGGTTGCATCACCTGTGCCTACGGCTGGCAGGCTGCGGTGGGCACGCTGGGGCAGCTACGCGGTATCGGACATGCATTGCGGGCGTGGCCGACGCCGCTGGGGGTGGCGATCAATTCCGCCGATCCGGTGTGGGACGAGCGGGGTGAACTGGTGGACGGGTCGGTGCGCAACCAGTTGGAGCTGCTGGCAAACCAGCTGCTGACCTTCACGATCGAGCGCCGAACGTTGTCGCCTTGA
- a CDS encoding HNH endonuclease signature motif containing protein: MSTTAMSFAAEERPRDRVERLFAELAELSGQRNAIDGRVVQIVAELERDQLWGATGARSISALVAWKTGIAPRNAETIVAVAHRLEEFPRCAEGMREGRLSLDQVGVIAERAADGSDEHYAQLAAVATVNQLRTAVKLEPRPEPDPKPEPQRFFTKTEGDGYTTWRIRLPRVEAAKFDAGIQTHRDAVIADWKRDHGEGGEVASEQATSEQATSEQAPPFPDTVDAFMSLIEAGWDTEVARRPHGQHTAVVVHVDVEKPAASIHLGSLLADEERRYLLCDATCEVWLERHGQPIGAGRTTRTINRRLRRALEHRDRCCVVPGCGATRGLHAHHIVHWENGGLTDLDNLVLVCPYHHRMHHRGGITISGTAHKLAVADERGQTLHGGSLARPPTAPRPAVPPCPGPTGERADWWWYQPFQPQPPPTS; encoded by the coding sequence ATGTCCACCACCGCAATGTCTTTCGCCGCTGAGGAGCGGCCGCGCGACCGTGTGGAGAGGTTGTTCGCGGAGTTGGCGGAGCTGAGCGGTCAACGCAATGCGATCGATGGGCGCGTGGTGCAGATCGTGGCCGAGTTGGAACGAGATCAGTTGTGGGGCGCCACGGGTGCGCGCTCGATTTCGGCGTTGGTGGCGTGGAAGACCGGTATTGCGCCGCGCAACGCCGAGACGATCGTCGCGGTGGCGCATCGGCTCGAAGAGTTCCCGCGCTGCGCCGAGGGGATGCGTGAGGGCCGGTTGTCGCTGGATCAGGTGGGTGTCATTGCCGAGCGTGCCGCCGATGGTTCTGATGAGCACTACGCCCAACTGGCCGCTGTGGCCACGGTCAACCAGTTGCGTACTGCGGTCAAGCTCGAACCCCGGCCCGAACCCGATCCGAAGCCCGAACCGCAGCGTTTCTTCACCAAGACTGAGGGTGACGGGTACACGACGTGGCGGATCCGATTGCCGCGGGTAGAGGCGGCCAAGTTCGACGCCGGGATACAAACTCACCGGGATGCCGTGATCGCGGACTGGAAGCGCGACCACGGTGAAGGCGGCGAGGTGGCCTCAGAGCAGGCGACCTCGGAGCAGGCGACCTCGGAGCAGGCGCCGCCCTTCCCGGACACTGTGGACGCGTTCATGAGCCTGATCGAGGCGGGCTGGGACACCGAGGTCGCCCGGCGGCCGCACGGCCAGCACACCGCTGTGGTGGTGCATGTCGACGTCGAGAAGCCCGCCGCATCAATTCATTTGGGTTCGTTGCTTGCCGACGAGGAGCGGCGATACCTGCTCTGTGATGCCACCTGTGAGGTGTGGTTGGAACGCCACGGACAGCCGATTGGCGCCGGGAGGACCACCCGAACGATCAACCGTCGGCTTCGCCGCGCACTCGAGCATCGCGATCGCTGCTGTGTGGTGCCGGGATGCGGAGCGACTCGCGGTCTGCACGCCCATCACATCGTGCACTGGGAGAACGGCGGTCTTACCGACCTGGACAACCTGGTCTTGGTGTGCCCGTATCACCACCGTATGCATCATCGGGGCGGTATCACCATCAGCGGGACCGCCCACAAGCTCGCTGTCGCCGACGAGCGTGGCCAAACACTGCACGGCGGATCATTGGCCCGACCACCGACTGCACCCCGACCGGCAGTCCCGCCGTGCCCGGGGCCCACCGGCGAACGCGCCGACTGGTGGTGGTACCAACCGTTCCAACCGCAACCACCGCCGACGTCCTGA